TGCGCCTCGAGCAGCTCGGCGGCGGGCGGCAGCGGCGCGCCGTCGGGCGCCGGGCATAGCTCCACGTCCGCGCGGTAGTATTTGTTGACGAGGCGCCACACTCTGCCGTTGCGCTGTTTTCTGTCACTATCTGTCACTTCATTGTCGATTATTTCTGAAgtcaaatgaaaatcaaatattattaaaaagataaaGGCAATTAAGATacaatgtaataatatgtatatggcAAATGATATTGAAGGAGTCTAGGACATTGTGCTCGACTGACTCGTATATCACTGTGTAAGCACTTGAACTGTCACTGCGCACACAGGACTCCTCCTCATTGGAGTCCAGTCGCACCGTGGTCATGCGAGCCCGTCGCATTATCAGTTGAGATAAAAAAGAGGTAAAAAACAAATGGAGTTTTGTCCATCTCAAGCTGCAATATCAAATTGGCATCATCAAATCCCTTGaagtatatttttactaaaagagTTGCACACAACTGAAACAAATTGGCTCGTTGTACACCATCTCAACACTAAACTGATAAGTCTAGATGCAGTGTAATGCTGCTGTGCAGAGAGTGTTTTGACAGGAATTACATCAGTTCAGACCTGGCATTTTGGTTTACAGATTGTGTGCACTTGCAGATTGCTCGTGGATGTAAGAGATAAAAACTCAAAAACATATCAGTCCAGTGACAAACTCAACTTGCAGCAGATGGTTTCTCAGTCAGCAGTTAGATTGTCTAGTcatcttattataataataatagtttttattgtcAGGCATAAAAAAAcccatatacaaataaaattacaatagaATATATGTTACATTAAAAGCATTTACTTACATTAGATTAACTTAAGACTAACTGAAATGGttaaaaaaactcatttcaGATGTCACAGGTCACAGgtattattttctgttcttaTCCTGGTGTACAGACaaccaataattaaaaatagggCTGGGCATCCCTTCACAAACAACCTTGAGTATTGTATTGTTAGAGCTCCGAAGTCTTTCCCAAAAGGATTATGAACACTTAGTAACTTTTAGAGTAACACTTGGAACAGTTAACAGTCAACAGTTAACAAATAACCGGAGTAATATACTACTCTCTAACcaagttgatagatcagtcagtcatgaGTGTTAGGTGCCTATAAAAGTTTATGaagttataaaatttaatatttgttCTTTGGTACCTACCTTTATGATTTATGTAAATCTCCGACAAAGAAGTTTCCATTCCTAATACAAAAACCCAAGAATATGAAACTGGTGGTTAatataagactagctgatgcccgcagctttgaTATAAATAGATAAAACGATTTTAAACGTACCTGATATTAATTTCGAAGCGGTTGCTAAATCTAACGCACTGACTAATATAAGAGGCAAATAGTTTTCAGACATCCTATATTTTCCTATTCctatttttccaaaataaaccTCTCACCgcaaaattattttctaaatgtaggtacttaactatcACTGAGTGTCGTTAACTTAAGTTAATAACGTTGTAAACATTGTAAATTGTTGGCGGTtgcgttaattattattttattttgtttgttgttgaCCATGACTATaaccacagatcactatatacgtCTGAAGGACTATAACGTATAGTGTAGTGATAGTGATAGTGATTAGAATAAATACTCTTTTTGACCATgaccaaagagaatataatccaCAGAACATTATTGGTATAATCACTACATACGTTTTTAACCATGACCACCACAGAAGACCACAGACCCACAGAATTCCTGGTCTATGCCCACAGACTAATAACATATTGTTGACCACTTGACTCATTGACGTGACTTGACTGCACTTTAGAAAGACCTTACACTagtaagtgtaaggtctttggcACTTTATGAGGCACTTTACGGCTTACGCACTTTATACACTGTTACACTGTAGTCTATAGACTGCACTTGACCACCCATGACAAGTGACCAAAAGCAGGGAATAGACGCAAAATAGTA
This genomic stretch from Maniola jurtina chromosome 2, ilManJurt1.1, whole genome shotgun sequence harbors:
- the LOC123872908 gene encoding uncharacterized protein LOC123872908; translated protein: MSENYLPLILVSALDLATASKLISEIIDNEVTDSDRKQRNGRVWRLVNKYYRADVELCPAPDGAPLPPAAELLEAHVICVTEQGAAAAAAAEARRAAHGAGAAVRLVLAPG